One window of the Streptomyces sp. ITFR-21 genome contains the following:
- a CDS encoding ATP-binding protein, with amino-acid sequence MDYEGTHQQAGPYGGQAPRKPAGAPVPRPAGPPPMPTQAPPASALEIWLRTPRVVDAPGVYGFGHTPNPEPDPDRLPARHLLGLALLTALAAVFLWSLFFNGGSLAFRLVVGIIRVFLPDAWTHGTFFFTVFGYSGYAVVIFLLALLLGRRGQWREVHRRYIRPALGGSGSRRRTGAAPGDGRSDPVEWPEVREAGQYALADRLAAEVRTGRMNDVDYARIRRAWAGVRADPGRLPAFADAVARQGAGACGHPSGARDLPHRGAPHDLLTRQVRIGRGADDERNPYQHRGSGIALDPTLLGTGLLVVGPPGSGKTRQLVRPVVESLCLQALAGQAAVVAVGAAGTDLGPAGAYDVVISLADPASRYDLDLYGGSTDPDAAAGTLAEALLDANTGEEGELLRAATALGQLLGPYRAAHGRFPSVTELRELLEGTAHSYAALRDALDAVGAPGMIRELEARARQAGRPDDIGPRLADRVALLERPAFAGFFDVTGRSRPFSMYALEHPLRVRVDLPQRGHAEASRILARLVLAQFTAAVTARRDRSLFACLVLDDAARTVTAESVRGLARLRSANAGVLLTLRTLDDVPEALRGALLGAVGCRMAMSGVTTWDGRRFAEAWGTTWVEAKDVTRTPDRSGGLVRRASRGVRRLFTGEAATTESVTVRRVERDRWSASDLAHSVPAGHAVLSLTTTAGEHAPPVLLDLRA; translated from the coding sequence ATGGATTACGAGGGCACGCACCAGCAGGCGGGCCCGTACGGGGGTCAGGCGCCGCGCAAGCCCGCCGGCGCCCCGGTGCCGCGCCCGGCCGGCCCGCCGCCGATGCCGACACAGGCGCCGCCCGCGTCGGCGCTGGAGATCTGGCTGCGCACGCCGCGGGTTGTGGACGCGCCGGGGGTGTACGGGTTCGGGCACACGCCCAACCCCGAGCCCGATCCGGACCGGCTGCCGGCCCGCCACCTCCTCGGGCTGGCCCTCCTCACCGCGTTGGCCGCCGTCTTCCTGTGGTCGCTGTTCTTCAACGGCGGTTCCCTCGCCTTCCGGCTGGTGGTCGGCATCATCCGGGTGTTTCTGCCCGACGCCTGGACACACGGGACGTTCTTCTTCACCGTCTTCGGCTACTCCGGATACGCCGTGGTGATCTTCCTGCTGGCACTGCTGCTCGGCCGCAGGGGCCAGTGGCGCGAGGTCCACCGCCGCTACATCCGGCCCGCGCTGGGCGGGTCGGGCTCCCGCCGCCGAACCGGTGCCGCCCCCGGGGACGGTCGGTCTGATCCGGTGGAGTGGCCCGAGGTGCGGGAGGCCGGGCAGTACGCGCTCGCCGACCGGCTGGCCGCGGAGGTGCGGACCGGGCGGATGAACGACGTGGACTACGCCCGGATCCGGCGTGCGTGGGCCGGGGTGCGGGCGGATCCGGGCCGGCTGCCCGCGTTCGCCGACGCAGTGGCGCGCCAGGGCGCCGGGGCGTGCGGCCACCCCTCCGGGGCGCGCGACCTGCCGCACCGCGGCGCGCCGCACGACCTGCTGACCCGGCAGGTGCGGATCGGCCGCGGCGCCGACGACGAGCGGAACCCGTACCAGCACCGCGGCTCCGGGATCGCCCTCGACCCCACGCTGCTCGGCACCGGGCTGCTCGTGGTCGGGCCGCCCGGCTCGGGCAAGACCCGGCAGCTGGTCCGGCCGGTGGTCGAGTCGCTGTGCCTGCAGGCCCTCGCCGGGCAGGCCGCGGTCGTCGCGGTGGGCGCGGCGGGTACCGATCTGGGGCCGGCCGGCGCCTACGACGTGGTGATCTCGCTCGCCGACCCCGCCTCCCGGTACGACCTCGACCTGTACGGCGGCAGTACCGATCCGGACGCGGCGGCCGGCACCCTCGCCGAGGCGCTGCTGGACGCGAACACCGGCGAGGAGGGCGAGCTGCTGCGGGCCGCGACCGCGCTCGGCCAGCTCCTCGGCCCGTACCGGGCCGCCCACGGCCGTTTCCCGTCCGTCACCGAGCTGCGCGAGCTGCTGGAGGGCACCGCGCACTCCTACGCCGCCCTGCGGGACGCCCTCGACGCGGTCGGCGCGCCGGGCATGATCAGGGAACTGGAGGCCCGCGCCCGGCAGGCGGGCCGCCCCGACGACATAGGGCCCCGGCTGGCCGACCGGGTGGCGCTGCTGGAGCGGCCCGCGTTCGCCGGGTTCTTCGACGTCACCGGACGCTCCCGGCCGTTCTCCATGTACGCGCTGGAACACCCGTTGCGAGTGCGCGTCGACCTGCCGCAGCGCGGCCACGCCGAGGCGTCCCGGATCCTGGCCCGGCTGGTGCTGGCCCAGTTCACCGCGGCCGTCACCGCCCGCCGCGACCGCTCGCTGTTCGCCTGCCTGGTGCTGGACGACGCCGCGCGGACCGTCACCGCCGAGTCGGTGCGGGGCCTGGCCCGGCTGCGGTCCGCCAACGCCGGGGTGCTGCTGACCCTGCGCACCCTCGACGACGTGCCCGAGGCGCTGCGCGGCGCCCTGCTCGGCGCGGTCGGCTGCCGGATGGCGATGTCCGGCGTGACGACCTGGGACGGCCGGCGCTTCGCCGAGGCGTGGGGCACCACCTGGGTGGAGGCCAAGGACGTCACCCGCACCCCCGACCGGTCCGGCGGCTTGGTCCGCCGCGCCTCCCGTGGGGTGCGGCGGCTGTTCACCGGCGAGGCCGCCACCACCGAGTCCGTCACCGTGCGCCGGGTGGAGCGGGACCGGTGGTCGGCCTCCGATCTGGCGCACAGCGTCCCGGCCGGGCACGCGGTGCTGTCCCTGACCACCACCGCGGGGGAGCACGCGCCGCCCGTCCTGCTCGACCTGCGGGCGTGA
- a CDS encoding PucR family transcriptional regulator: MPLTLASLVHHSALRLTVLAAGDRLDAEVRWVHTSELDDPGPYLEGGELLLTTGLKLDGEDTRFLRAYVRRLAAAGVVGLGFGVGLGHDEVPPALVSAAAQVRLPLLEVPRATPFIAISKAVSAAVAADQYQAVTAGFEAQRELTRAALAPDGTGALLSRLAAHLDGWAALYDSSGAVLAAAPDWAGRRAARLAGEIDRLRDRPAPASAAVAGPAGTEDRVELQSLGTGRRPRGFLAVGTEERLDTAARYVVNAAVALLSLSLEQSRTLQDAQERLAAALLRMLLAGEPEHARSVAGRLYGTLFDQRLRLLIAEPADSAGDPAYDAPALLAERTEAAAARSGEPLLAVREGTRYTVLAAEDATSLATAVDLAEADDTLAAGLSSAVPPAEVPEAHRQAESALAVALRRGLNLVEHSEVGAGSVMPLLADDAVRAFAEGMLRPLREHDATARGDLVASLSAWLSHHGQWDAAAAVLGVHRHTLRYRMRRVEEILGRSLDDPDVRMELWLALKVDA, translated from the coding sequence ATGCCCCTCACTCTCGCGTCCCTCGTCCACCACTCGGCGCTCAGGCTCACCGTCCTCGCGGCCGGGGACCGGCTCGACGCCGAGGTGCGCTGGGTCCACACCAGCGAACTGGACGACCCGGGACCGTACCTGGAGGGCGGCGAGCTGCTGCTCACCACCGGTCTCAAACTCGACGGCGAGGACACCCGCTTCCTGCGCGCCTACGTACGACGGCTCGCCGCGGCCGGTGTGGTGGGCCTCGGCTTCGGGGTGGGCCTCGGCCACGACGAGGTGCCGCCCGCGCTGGTGAGCGCCGCCGCGCAGGTCCGGCTGCCGCTGCTGGAGGTGCCCCGGGCCACGCCGTTCATCGCGATCAGCAAGGCGGTGTCGGCGGCCGTGGCCGCCGACCAGTACCAGGCGGTCACCGCGGGCTTCGAGGCTCAGCGGGAGCTGACCCGGGCGGCGCTGGCCCCCGACGGCACCGGCGCGCTGCTGTCGCGGCTTGCCGCCCACCTCGACGGCTGGGCCGCCCTGTACGACTCTTCCGGCGCGGTGCTCGCCGCCGCCCCCGACTGGGCCGGGCGGCGCGCCGCCCGGCTGGCCGGCGAGATCGACCGGCTCCGTGACAGGCCCGCGCCGGCCAGCGCCGCCGTCGCAGGACCGGCCGGCACCGAGGACCGGGTGGAGCTCCAGTCGCTGGGCACCGGCCGCCGCCCGCGCGGCTTCCTCGCCGTCGGCACCGAGGAGCGCCTGGACACCGCGGCGCGCTACGTCGTCAACGCCGCCGTCGCGCTGCTGTCGCTGTCCCTGGAGCAGTCCCGTACCCTCCAGGACGCCCAGGAGCGGTTGGCGGCGGCCCTGCTGCGGATGCTGCTGGCCGGTGAGCCCGAACACGCCCGCAGCGTCGCCGGACGCCTCTACGGCACCCTCTTCGACCAGCGGCTGCGGCTGCTCATCGCCGAGCCCGCCGACTCCGCCGGCGACCCCGCCTACGACGCGCCGGCCCTGCTCGCGGAGCGCACCGAGGCCGCCGCCGCCCGCAGCGGCGAACCCCTGCTCGCGGTGCGCGAGGGCACCCGCTACACCGTGCTGGCCGCCGAGGACGCGACGTCGCTGGCCACCGCCGTCGACCTCGCCGAGGCCGACGACACCCTGGCGGCCGGACTGTCCTCGGCCGTTCCGCCGGCCGAGGTCCCCGAGGCCCACCGCCAGGCCGAGAGCGCCCTCGCGGTGGCCCTGCGCCGCGGCCTGAACCTGGTCGAGCACAGCGAGGTCGGCGCGGGCTCCGTGATGCCGCTGCTGGCCGACGACGCGGTCCGGGCCTTCGCCGAGGGCATGCTGCGGCCGCTGCGCGAGCACGACGCCACAGCGCGCGGCGACCTGGTGGCCTCGCTGTCGGCCTGGCTGTCCCACCACGGGCAGTGGGACGCGGCGGCGGCCGTCCTCGGCGTGCACCGGCACACGCTGCGCTACCGGATGCGGCGGGTCGAGGAGATCCTCGGCCGCTCACTGGACGATCCGGACGTGCGGATGGAGCTGTGGCTCGCCCTGAAGGTGGACGCCTGA
- a CDS encoding aldehyde dehydrogenase family protein, with product MTSTAAAPYAFWLAGRPATGTDSLEVTNPWDGSTVAAVSVPTGEQVEEAVAAAAAAQRDFAATPAHVRAAALDLVARRLGERAEEIARLITAENGKPVKWARGEVGRAVSVFRWAAEEARRFNSGEAQRLDTDPGGVGRLALTRRFCHGPVLGIAPFNFPLNLVAHKVAPALAVGAPIILKPAPATPLSALVLGEILAETSGLPAGAWSVLPVPNDRMAELVADPRLPVISFTGSDTVGHRIKDAVPRKHVTLELGGNAAAVVLADWSSEQDLEWAAARIATFANYQGGQSCISVQRVIADAAVYDALLEKVVTKVRAQVTGDPSDDATDVGPLVDEAAAERVARWVDDAVAKGAKLLTGGDRDGAGYAPTVLAELPGDAILASAEAFGPVLSLHRVNGADEAFAAVNASRYGLQAGVFTHDLQLAFRAHRELEVGGVIVGDAPSYRADQMPYGGVKDSGNGREGVRYAMADYTYERVLVLTGLDL from the coding sequence GTGACGAGCACAGCCGCAGCCCCGTACGCGTTCTGGCTGGCAGGCCGCCCGGCCACCGGGACGGACAGCCTGGAGGTGACCAACCCGTGGGACGGCTCGACGGTCGCCGCGGTGAGCGTGCCGACCGGGGAACAGGTCGAGGAGGCGGTGGCGGCTGCCGCCGCCGCCCAGCGGGACTTCGCCGCGACACCCGCGCACGTCAGGGCCGCCGCGCTGGACCTGGTGGCCAGGCGGCTGGGGGAGCGGGCCGAGGAGATCGCCCGGCTGATCACCGCGGAGAACGGCAAGCCGGTCAAGTGGGCGCGCGGCGAGGTCGGCCGGGCGGTGTCGGTGTTCCGGTGGGCGGCCGAGGAGGCCCGCCGGTTCAACAGCGGCGAGGCGCAGCGCCTGGACACCGACCCGGGCGGGGTCGGGCGGCTGGCGCTGACCCGGCGGTTCTGCCACGGCCCGGTACTGGGCATCGCGCCGTTCAACTTCCCGCTGAACCTGGTTGCGCACAAGGTCGCCCCGGCGCTCGCGGTGGGCGCGCCGATCATCCTCAAGCCCGCCCCCGCCACCCCGCTGTCCGCGCTGGTACTCGGCGAGATCCTGGCCGAGACCAGCGGGCTGCCCGCGGGCGCGTGGAGCGTGCTGCCGGTGCCCAACGACCGGATGGCGGAGCTGGTCGCGGACCCGCGGCTGCCGGTGATCTCCTTCACCGGATCCGACACGGTCGGCCACCGGATCAAGGACGCGGTGCCGCGCAAGCACGTCACCCTGGAACTCGGCGGCAACGCCGCGGCCGTGGTGCTCGCCGACTGGTCTTCGGAGCAGGACCTGGAGTGGGCGGCGGCCAGGATCGCCACCTTCGCCAACTACCAGGGCGGCCAGTCCTGCATCTCGGTGCAGCGGGTGATCGCCGACGCCGCCGTGTACGACGCGCTGCTGGAGAAGGTCGTCACGAAGGTACGTGCCCAGGTCACCGGCGACCCCTCCGACGACGCCACCGACGTGGGCCCGCTGGTCGACGAGGCAGCCGCCGAGCGGGTCGCCCGGTGGGTGGACGACGCGGTGGCCAAGGGCGCCAAGCTGCTGACCGGCGGGGACCGGGACGGTGCCGGCTACGCGCCGACCGTACTGGCCGAACTGCCCGGCGACGCGATCCTGGCGTCCGCCGAGGCGTTCGGCCCGGTGCTGTCCCTGCACCGGGTGAACGGCGCCGACGAGGCGTTCGCGGCGGTCAACGCGTCGCGGTACGGGCTGCAGGCCGGCGTCTTCACCCACGACCTCCAACTGGCGTTCCGCGCCCACCGCGAACTGGAGGTCGGCGGGGTGATCGTCGGCGACGCGCCCTCGTACCGCGCCGACCAGATGCCGTACGGCGGGGTGAAGGACTCCGGCAACGGGCGCGAGGGCGTCAGGTACGCGATGGCCGACTACACCTACGAGCGGGTGCTGGTGCTCACCGGCCTGGACCTCTAG
- a CDS encoding transposase domain-containing protein has protein sequence MEQAAAPGTVGVASGVFAPGHIGELTRIIPFGMVDEVLAATGAVQRRFRLVPARVTVYLLLAELSSPDRATGGFVDRLCAGLSGPARVRPCGSALRQARQRLGPAPLKALFDLVSGPTATTSTAGRWRGLRVVAVDGTLLPVPDAGADLAVFTRQRLGNGIAGYPQLRLAVLVACGTRR, from the coding sequence TTGGAACAGGCTGCCGCTCCAGGAACGGTCGGGGTAGCGAGCGGGGTGTTCGCGCCGGGGCATATCGGCGAGCTGACCCGGATCATCCCGTTCGGGATGGTCGATGAGGTGCTGGCGGCTACGGGTGCGGTGCAGCGCAGGTTTCGGCTGGTGCCGGCTCGGGTCACGGTCTACCTGCTGCTGGCCGAGCTCTCTTCGCCGGACCGGGCCACGGGCGGGTTTGTTGACCGGTTGTGCGCCGGGCTGTCCGGCCCGGCACGAGTCCGGCCCTGTGGCAGTGCTCTTCGCCAGGCCCGTCAGCGGCTGGGGCCGGCACCGCTGAAAGCACTGTTCGACCTGGTCAGCGGCCCGACTGCTACGACCTCGACTGCCGGGCGGTGGCGGGGGCTGCGGGTGGTCGCGGTCGACGGCACCCTGCTGCCCGTCCCGGACGCCGGGGCCGATCTCGCGGTGTTCACCCGGCAGCGGCTGGGCAACGGGATCGCGGGCTATCCGCAACTGCGGCTGGCCGTGCTGGTCGCCTGCGGGACCCGGCGGTGA
- a CDS encoding acyl-CoA dehydrogenase family protein — translation MSAPAAVRNVSEREARQVAEAAREQDWHKPSFAKELFLGRFRLDLIHPHPQPAPEAVAKGEAFLERLREFCETRVDGPRIEREARIPDETIRGLKELGAFGMKIDEAYGGLGLTQVYYNKALALVGTASAAIGAMLSAHQSIGVPQPLKMFGTERQKKEFLPRCARTDISAFLLTEPDVGSDPARLATSAVPDGDDYVLDGVKLWTTNGVVADLLVVMARVPESPGHQGGITAFVVEAGSDGVTVENRNAFMGLRGIENGVTRFHRVRVPAANRIGREGAGLKIALTTLNTGRLSLPAACVGAGKWCLRVAREWSAAREQWGRPVAAHEAVGAKIAFIAATTFALEAVVDLSSQMADEDRNDIRIEAALAKLFGSEASWLMADELVQIRGGRGFETADSLAARGERAVPAEQLLRDLRINRIFEGSTEIMHLLIAREAVDAHLSVAGDLIDPDTSLSDKARAGARAGGFYARWLPKLVAGPGRLPNAYAEFGPLAGHLRYVERSSRKLARSTFYAMSRWQGRLETKQNFLARIVDIGAELFAMSATCVRAEHLAATGGHGQDARRLADAFCRQSRVRTDELFARLWTNTDGSDHRLTEAVMSGSLTWLEEGITADTLQGPWIADAAPGPSGKDDVHRSVH, via the coding sequence GTGTCCGCACCCGCCGCAGTACGCAACGTCTCGGAGCGCGAAGCCCGGCAGGTGGCGGAGGCCGCCAGGGAACAGGACTGGCACAAGCCCAGCTTCGCCAAGGAGCTGTTCCTCGGCCGTTTCCGTCTCGACCTCATCCACCCGCACCCCCAGCCCGCCCCCGAGGCGGTCGCCAAGGGGGAGGCGTTCCTCGAACGGCTCCGCGAGTTCTGCGAGACCCGGGTGGACGGGCCGCGCATCGAGCGGGAGGCCCGCATCCCGGACGAGACCATCCGCGGCCTGAAGGAGCTCGGCGCCTTCGGCATGAAGATCGACGAGGCGTACGGCGGCCTCGGCCTCACCCAGGTGTACTACAACAAGGCGCTGGCCCTGGTCGGCACCGCCAGCGCCGCCATCGGCGCGATGCTGTCGGCCCATCAGTCGATCGGCGTACCGCAGCCGCTGAAGATGTTCGGCACCGAGCGGCAGAAGAAGGAGTTCCTGCCGCGCTGCGCCCGTACCGACATCAGCGCCTTCCTGCTCACCGAGCCGGACGTCGGCTCCGACCCGGCCCGGCTCGCCACCAGCGCCGTACCGGACGGCGACGACTACGTCCTGGACGGCGTGAAGCTGTGGACCACCAACGGGGTCGTCGCCGACCTGCTGGTGGTGATGGCCCGGGTGCCCGAGTCGCCCGGCCACCAGGGCGGCATCACCGCCTTCGTGGTGGAGGCCGGCTCCGACGGTGTCACGGTGGAGAACCGCAACGCCTTCATGGGCCTGCGCGGCATCGAGAACGGCGTCACCCGCTTCCACCGGGTCCGGGTGCCCGCGGCCAACCGGATCGGCCGGGAGGGCGCCGGGCTGAAGATCGCGCTGACCACCCTCAACACCGGCCGCCTCTCGCTGCCCGCGGCCTGCGTCGGCGCCGGCAAGTGGTGCCTGCGGGTGGCCCGGGAGTGGTCGGCGGCCCGCGAGCAGTGGGGCAGGCCGGTCGCCGCGCACGAGGCGGTCGGCGCCAAGATCGCCTTCATCGCGGCCACCACCTTCGCTCTGGAGGCGGTGGTGGACCTGTCCTCGCAGATGGCCGACGAGGACCGCAACGACATCCGGATCGAGGCCGCGCTGGCCAAGCTCTTCGGCTCCGAGGCGTCCTGGCTGATGGCCGACGAGCTGGTGCAGATCCGCGGCGGCCGGGGCTTCGAGACCGCCGATTCGCTGGCGGCGCGCGGCGAGCGGGCGGTACCGGCCGAGCAGCTGCTGCGGGACCTGCGGATCAACCGGATCTTCGAGGGCTCCACGGAGATCATGCACCTGCTGATCGCGCGGGAGGCGGTGGACGCCCACCTGTCGGTGGCCGGCGACCTCATCGACCCGGACACCAGCCTGTCCGACAAGGCCAGGGCCGGCGCCCGCGCGGGAGGCTTCTACGCCCGCTGGCTGCCGAAACTGGTCGCCGGCCCCGGCCGGCTGCCGAACGCCTACGCCGAGTTCGGGCCGCTGGCCGGGCATCTGCGGTACGTGGAGCGCAGCTCCCGCAAGCTGGCCCGCAGCACCTTCTACGCCATGTCCCGCTGGCAGGGCCGGCTGGAGACCAAGCAGAACTTCCTGGCCAGGATCGTGGACATCGGCGCCGAGCTCTTCGCGATGAGCGCCACCTGCGTACGCGCCGAGCACCTGGCCGCCACCGGCGGCCACGGCCAGGACGCCCGCCGGCTCGCCGACGCCTTCTGCCGGCAGTCCCGGGTCCGTACCGACGAACTCTTCGCCCGGCTGTGGACCAACACCGACGGCTCGGACCACCGGCTGACCGAGGCCGTCATGTCCGGCTCGCTGACCTGGCTGGAAGAGGGCATCACGGCCGACACCCTCCAGGGCCCGTGGATCGCCGACGCCGCCCCCGGCCCGTCCGGGAAGGACGACGTGCACCGGTCGGTGCACTGA
- the dxr gene encoding 1-deoxy-D-xylulose-5-phosphate reductoisomerase, producing the protein MTDALADPHYRPHVTPEPGGGPRDIVILGSTGSIGTQAIDVVRRNPDRFRVVALSAAGGRVELLAEQARALGVHTVAVADPAAVAPLREALGRHYGTDRQPEILAGPDAATQAAALECHSVLNGITGSIGLRPTLAALEADRVLILANKESLIVGGPLVKALAKPGQIVPVDSEHSALFQALLGGSRGEVRKLVVTASGGPFRGRTRAELAGVTLAQALAHPTWDMGPIITINSANLVNKGLEVIEAHLLYDIPFDRIEVVVHPQSYVHSMVEFTDGSTLAQVSPPDMRMPIALGLGWPDRVPDAAPGCDWTKAATWEFFPLDDDAFPAVALARHVGSLGGTAPAVFNAANEECVDAFRAGRLSFTGIVDTVARVVEEHGAPVPGPRLTVADVLQAEVWARARAAELAQASEAAGV; encoded by the coding sequence ATGACGGACGCTCTCGCAGACCCCCACTACCGCCCGCACGTCACGCCGGAACCCGGCGGCGGTCCCCGGGACATCGTGATCCTCGGCTCCACCGGCTCGATCGGCACCCAGGCGATCGACGTGGTCCGCCGCAACCCCGACCGGTTCCGGGTGGTCGCGCTGTCGGCGGCGGGCGGCCGGGTCGAACTGCTCGCCGAGCAGGCCCGCGCCCTCGGCGTGCACACCGTCGCCGTCGCCGACCCGGCCGCGGTCGCACCGCTGCGGGAGGCGCTCGGCAGGCACTACGGCACCGACCGGCAGCCCGAGATCCTGGCCGGCCCCGACGCCGCCACCCAGGCCGCCGCCCTGGAGTGCCACTCGGTGCTCAACGGCATCACCGGCTCCATCGGCCTGCGCCCCACCCTGGCCGCGCTGGAGGCCGACCGGGTGCTCATCCTCGCCAACAAGGAGTCGCTGATCGTCGGCGGCCCGCTGGTGAAGGCCCTCGCCAAGCCCGGCCAGATCGTCCCGGTCGACTCCGAGCACTCCGCCCTCTTCCAGGCGCTGCTCGGCGGCAGCCGCGGCGAGGTCCGCAAACTGGTCGTCACCGCCTCCGGCGGCCCGTTCCGCGGCCGGACCCGCGCCGAACTGGCCGGCGTCACCCTCGCCCAGGCCCTTGCCCACCCGACCTGGGACATGGGCCCGATCATCACCATCAACTCGGCGAACCTGGTGAACAAGGGCCTGGAGGTCATCGAGGCCCACCTGCTGTACGACATCCCCTTCGACCGCATCGAAGTGGTGGTCCATCCGCAGTCCTACGTTCACTCGATGGTGGAATTCACCGACGGCTCCACGCTGGCCCAGGTGAGCCCCCCCGACATGCGGATGCCGATCGCCCTCGGCCTCGGCTGGCCTGACCGGGTACCGGACGCGGCCCCCGGCTGCGACTGGACGAAAGCAGCCACCTGGGAGTTCTTTCCGCTCGACGACGACGCGTTCCCGGCGGTCGCCCTGGCCCGTCATGTGGGTAGCCTCGGAGGCACCGCGCCCGCGGTGTTCAACGCGGCCAACGAGGAATGCGTCGACGCGTTCCGCGCCGGCCGGCTGTCGTTCACCGGGATCGTGGACACCGTCGCCCGCGTGGTCGAGGAGCACGGCGCCCCCGTGCCGGGACCCCGGCTGACGGTCGCGGACGTACTCCAAGCGGAGGTCTGGGCCCGTGCCCGGGCCGCGGAACTGGCACAGGCATCGGAGGCAGCAGGCGTATGA